One Thioclava sp. ES.031 genomic window, CGCCCGCCGTCGCGATATCGGCCAGATCGTTCTCGTCGGGCCATTCATGCACCAGCGTATCGCCGATCAGCACGACCCGGCCTTTGTTCAGCAGGGCGGTGATTCCGACCGCCCCATCCGAAGGCTTCGCATCGATGACCTTGTTGATCAATTCCAGCACATGGGCCGATTTCCGGGTCGCGCCCGTGACCATCGCGTCGCCATGCCCATGGACCAGCATCAGCGCCGCGAAGACATGCCGGTCGCGCGTCGCCAGCTTATGCGCATCCTCGCGGTCCACACCCTGCCGTTGCAGGCGCTTATACAGGAAATCCTTGTAGCTCTCGGTATTCTTGGAATTGGCCGCATTCACCACGCGCAGCTCGCGATAGGCATCGCCCAAGCCAGCCGCTTCGAGCTTTTCCTTCACGTCCTGCTCGCGGCCCACGACCAGAGCCTCGCCCATGCCGGAGCGCTGATAGGCCACGGCGGCGCGCAGCACCCGCTCGTCATCGCCCTCGGCAAAGATCATCTTCGCCTGAGCCTGACGCGCACGGCTCTGGATGCCCTGCAGGATCGAGGCGGTCGGGTCCATCCGGGCTTTCAGGCTTTGGGCATACCCCTCCATGTCGATGATCGGACGCCGCGCGACACCGGTATCCATCCCGGCTTTCGCAACCGCCGGCGGGATCACGTGGATCAGCCGCGGGTCGAACGGCGTCGGAATGATGTAATCGCGCCCGAAGCTGAGTTTGCGCCCATAGGCCATCGCGACCTCGTCGGGCACATCCTCGCGGGCAAGCTCCGCCAGAGCGTTGGCGCAGGCGATCTTCATCTCGTCATTGATCGCGCGGGCGTGGATGTCGAGCGCGCCGCGGAACAGATAGGGGAAGCCGAGGACGTTGTTCACCTGGTTCGGGTAATCCGACCGCCCCGTCGCCACGATCGCATCGGGACGCACCGATTGCGCCTCTTCCGGCGTGATCTCCGGATCCGGGTTCGCCATCGCGAAGATCACCGGATTGTCGGCCATCGACTGCACCATCTCGGGCGTCACCGCGCCCTTGGCCGACACGCCAAGGAACACATCCGCGCCTTCCATCGCCTCTTCGAGCGAGCGCGCATCGGTCACCGCCGCATGGGCCGATTTCCACTGGTTCATACCCTCGGTGCGACCCTGATAGATCACGCCCTTGGTGTCGCACATGATGCAGTTGTCGTGCTTCGCACCCATCGCCTTCACAAGCTCCAGACAGGCGATGCCCGCAGCGCCCGCGCCGTTCAGCACGATCTTGCAGTCCTCGATCTTCTTGCCCGACAGCTCCAGCGCGTTGATCAGCCCCGCCGCACAGATCACCGCCGTGCCGTGCTGATCGTCGTGGAACACCGGGATGTCCATCAGCTCCTTGAGCCGCTGCTCGATGATGAAACATTCCGGCGCCTTGATATCCTCGAGGTTGATCCCCCCGAAGGTCGGCCCCATCAGCTTCACCGCGTTGATGATCTCGTCGGCATCCTCGGTATCGAGCTCGATATCGATCGCGTTCACGTCAGCGAAGCGCTTGAAGAGAACCGCCTTGCCCTCCATCACCGGTTTCGACGCCAGCGCCCCGAGATTGCCGAGCCCTAGAATGGCCGAACCGTTCGAGATCACGGCGACCATGTTGCCCTTCACGGTGTAATCGTAGGCCAGTTCGGGGTTCTCGGCGATCGCCTCCACCGGAACCGCGACGCCGGGACTGTAGGCCAGCGACAGATCGCGCTGCGACGTCATCGGCTTCGACGCCGTGATGTCATATTTGCCCGGATGTGGGTCGAGGTGATAGGCCAACGCCTCTTCGGGCGTGATACGGTTCTTGCTGGGCATTGGGCCGGTGCTCCTCCTGCAGGTCCGAACCCGTTTAACGTCCCGTGATCCGTCACTCAACGGAATTGCGCCCGAATCCGGGGTTTTGTAGGGTCGCACGACCAGCAAATGGGGGGCACATGGCCAAGCCGACCGTCACACCGATGATGGAACAGTATCTGGGGATCAAGGAGGCCAATCCGGGCGCGCTCCTGTTCTATCGGATGGGTGATTTCTACGAGATGTTCTTTCAGGACGCGGTCGATGCCGCATCCGCGCTCGACATCGCGCTGACCAAGCGCGGTCAGCACATGGGCGAGGATATCGCGATGTGCGGCGTTCCCGTGCACGCGGCCGAGGGCTACCTGCTGACGCTGATCCGCAAAGGCTTCCGCGTGGCGATCGCCGAGCAGATGGAGGACCCGGCCGAGGCGAAGA contains:
- a CDS encoding NADP-dependent malic enzyme; its protein translation is MPSKNRITPEEALAYHLDPHPGKYDITASKPMTSQRDLSLAYSPGVAVPVEAIAENPELAYDYTVKGNMVAVISNGSAILGLGNLGALASKPVMEGKAVLFKRFADVNAIDIELDTEDADEIINAVKLMGPTFGGINLEDIKAPECFIIEQRLKELMDIPVFHDDQHGTAVICAAGLINALELSGKKIEDCKIVLNGAGAAGIACLELVKAMGAKHDNCIMCDTKGVIYQGRTEGMNQWKSAHAAVTDARSLEEAMEGADVFLGVSAKGAVTPEMVQSMADNPVIFAMANPDPEITPEEAQSVRPDAIVATGRSDYPNQVNNVLGFPYLFRGALDIHARAINDEMKIACANALAELAREDVPDEVAMAYGRKLSFGRDYIIPTPFDPRLIHVIPPAVAKAGMDTGVARRPIIDMEGYAQSLKARMDPTASILQGIQSRARQAQAKMIFAEGDDERVLRAAVAYQRSGMGEALVVGREQDVKEKLEAAGLGDAYRELRVVNAANSKNTESYKDFLYKRLQRQGVDREDAHKLATRDRHVFAALMLVHGHGDAMVTGATRKSAHVLELINKVIDAKPSDGAVGITALLNKGRVVLIGDTLVHEWPDENDLADIATAGAHVARGLGLEPRVAFCSFSTFGYPVSERATKMHVAPKVLDARGADFEYDGEMTVDVALNMDQMKNYPFCRLTGPANILVVPARHSASISVKLMQEMAGATVIGPILTGTSHAVQLCSTTSTVNDILNMAALASCKLCLKD